A part of Terriglobus roseus genomic DNA contains:
- the argJ gene encoding bifunctional glutamate N-acetyltransferase/amino-acid acetyltransferase ArgJ, with amino-acid sequence MPSLRKELPRGFRWAAVKAGIKASGRTDVAVAVADRMASAAVMFTDNQVVAAPVTVGRKHMAATQGCVKAVVVNAGNANCATGAPGIAVSEETCRKAAELFGCAAEEVIPSSTGIIGVPLPIEKLTSALPHAAERLAHSNAAAEAFATAIMTTDTKMKVSQATVEAAETSVRIFGCCKGAGMIGPQLGPPHATMLVYLFTDIAAEPAVLRELLQGRVEASFNSISVDGDTSTNDTVLLLASGASGVKWSDAPRSFQDDFCDALQHVCNELAHAIIDDGEGVTHVVTLEISGTANDADAKTIAKSIAHSPLCKTAWSSADPNWGRIIAAAGYAGVPFSPEETTVTIGGVKVFDRGVRAAGYDEAVVHEKMKQREYTIAVSVGSGPGRSRFLTCDLTVEYVHINADYST; translated from the coding sequence TTGCCATCATTGAGAAAAGAGCTGCCGCGCGGGTTTCGCTGGGCGGCTGTTAAGGCAGGTATAAAAGCTAGCGGCCGCACTGATGTTGCGGTGGCTGTGGCGGATCGCATGGCTTCAGCAGCGGTCATGTTTACTGACAATCAGGTGGTTGCCGCACCGGTAACGGTAGGCCGTAAACATATGGCCGCGACTCAGGGTTGTGTGAAGGCCGTGGTTGTGAACGCAGGCAATGCCAACTGCGCCACAGGAGCGCCGGGCATCGCGGTTTCAGAAGAAACCTGCCGCAAGGCTGCGGAGTTATTTGGATGCGCGGCAGAGGAGGTCATTCCTTCTTCGACTGGCATCATCGGTGTGCCTTTGCCGATAGAAAAGCTGACAAGTGCGCTGCCCCACGCGGCGGAGCGTCTTGCGCATAGCAATGCTGCTGCAGAGGCTTTTGCCACCGCGATCATGACCACCGACACCAAGATGAAGGTGTCGCAGGCAACGGTGGAAGCGGCGGAGACCTCTGTGCGCATCTTCGGATGCTGCAAGGGCGCAGGCATGATCGGGCCGCAACTTGGGCCACCGCACGCCACGATGTTGGTCTATTTGTTTACCGACATTGCGGCTGAACCAGCCGTTTTGCGTGAGCTGTTGCAGGGGCGAGTGGAAGCCAGCTTCAACTCCATCAGCGTGGACGGTGACACCTCCACCAACGACACGGTTCTGCTGCTGGCGAGTGGCGCCAGTGGTGTGAAGTGGAGCGATGCGCCGCGCAGTTTCCAAGACGATTTCTGTGATGCGCTGCAGCACGTCTGCAATGAGCTGGCGCACGCCATCATTGACGACGGAGAAGGTGTGACGCACGTCGTGACGTTGGAAATCAGCGGCACCGCGAACGATGCCGACGCGAAAACCATCGCCAAGTCCATTGCGCACTCGCCGCTCTGCAAGACGGCATGGTCCAGCGCCGATCCGAATTGGGGACGCATCATTGCCGCGGCAGGCTACGCCGGCGTGCCGTTCTCGCCGGAAGAGACGACGGTGACGATTGGTGGCGTGAAAGTATTTGACCGCGGTGTGCGTGCTGCTGGATATGACGAAGCTGTTGTCCACGAAAAGATGAAGCAGCGCGAATACACCATCGCCGTGAGCGTTGGCAGCGGGCCGGGCCGTTCGCGTTTCCTGACGTGCGACCTGACGGTGGAGTACGTGCATATCAACGCGGATTATTCGACCTAG